The Euphorbia lathyris chromosome 2, ddEupLath1.1, whole genome shotgun sequence genome includes a window with the following:
- the LOC136219313 gene encoding protein ECERIFERUM 26-like, translating to MISSTDNKLLYNFKLSSVGPSRITGSGLINEPTGIDLAMKLHYIKGVYFFSSEASQGLTTPHIKENLFYWSNDYYLASGRFWRAEDGRPYMKCNDCGVRMIEAQCDKTVEEWLQMRDSSLDSLLVYHQPLGPDLSFSPSLYLQITRFKCGGISFGMSWAHIIGDMFSISDSINMWGLFLAGLKSYGPLEIPKQPERPQKPNNVKNPLSLKRVNPVGDHWVTANDCKMVTFSLYLTDSKLTHLLSNISGQTHIEKAPLFESICAIIWQSISKIRQGNEPKTVTICKKDPNCSKIRNLSNTQIISSVESQNSIIDSDLKTLTKLLSDCAIDERDQIENTVEGAQDYIVYGANLTFIDLGGADLYGLEWNKKKPLFVSYSIQGVGDEGVVLVVPWKQNCDDLSNKGRVVTMILPEMEATKLKIELKENGFFT from the exons ATGATTTCAAGCACTGATAATAAGTTGTTGTACAACTTCAAACTTTCGTCGGTTGGACCGAGCCGGATCACGGGTTCGGGTTTGATCAATGAGCCGACGGGTATTGATTTGGCTATGAAGCTGCATTACATAAAAGGTGTGTACTTTTTTAGTAGTGAAGCTAGCCAAGGGCTAACCACTCCTCATATAAAGGAAAATTTGTTCTATTGGTCCAATGACTATTATCTAGCCAGCGGACGGTTCTGGAGGGCGGAGGACGGGCGTCCGTACATGAAGTGTAATGATTGTGGTGTGAGGATGATTGAGGCACAATGTGATAAAACTGTGGAGGAATGGCTTCAAATGAGAGACTCTTCACTTGATAGTTTACTTGTTTATCATCAACCTTTGGGTCCTGatctatctttttctccttcaCTTTATCTTCAG ATAACAAGGTTCAAATGCGGAGGAATATCATTTGGAATGAGCTGGGCCCATATAATTGGAGACATGTTTAGTATTTCTGATAGCATTAACATGTGGGGCTTATTCCTTGCTGGGCTTAAGTCCTATGGGCCTTTAGAGATCCCAAAACAACCAGAAAGGCCACAAAAGCCCAACAACGTAAAGAACCCACTTTCTCTGAAACGGGTCAACCCGGTTGGTGACCATTGGGTAACTGCAAATGACTGCAAAATGGTAACATTCTCACTCTATTTAACCGACTCAAAACTAACCCATTTGCTCTCAAACATTTCGGGTCAAACCCATATTGAAAAAGCTCCATTATTTGAGTCCATCTGTGCCATAATTTGGCAATCTATAAGCAAAATCAGACAAGGAAATGAACCTAAAACAGTGACTATTTGCAAAAAGGACCCCAATTGTTCAAAAATTAGGAATTTGAGCAATACCCAAATCATAAGTTCTGTTGAGTCCCAAAACTCCATCATAGACTCAGATTTGAAAACACTAACAAAATTGTTGAGTGATTGTGCAATTGATGAGAGGGACCAAATTGAAAATACTGTGGAAGGGGCACAAGATTATATAGTATATGGGGCCAATTTGACATTTATAGATCTTGGAGGGGCTGATTTGTATGGATTGGAATGGAATAAAAAGAAACCTTTATTTGTGAGCTATAGTATTCAAGGTGTGGGAGATGAAGGTGTTGTTTTGGTGGTTCCATGGAAGCAAAATTGTGATGATTTAAGCAATAAAGGAAGAGTTGTGACTATGATTTTGCCTGAAATGGAAGCAACTAAGCTTAAAATTGAGCTTAAAGAGAATGGGTTTTTTACATGA